TAACAAGGCACCGAAGGCATCTCCATCTAAATCCGCATAATATACCGTAAAAATTGCGTCTTCATCAATAATTCCATTGCAATTATCGTCAACGGAATTACAAATATCCGTTGCCCCGGGATAAATTAAATTGTTTGCATTATTACAGTCCGTACTATCCAAAACATAACCTAATGGCAGTTCACACGCCAGTGAATCATTTAATATATCCCCAAAACCATCTCCATCTATATCAGCATAATAAGGTGTATTGCAAATGCCGAGTTTTACGATCCAATAGTCGAAATCTCCATTATTTTCTGACACATCAAAGTCGTTAGAGCGAGAATATCCTGATACTACTAAATCAGAATCACTAGTTTCTAAAATTCCATATGCGTTATCATAATCGGAACCTCCAATGGATTTTTCATAAATAATATTTGATAAAGAATCAATTTTCACAATCCAAAAATCTGTAATTCCTTTATTCTCACTTAAATCAAAATCAGATGATCTTGAAGCTCCTGCGAAAACATAACAACTATCCATTAATAGAATAATGGAAAAAGCAACGTCAGCATCTGAACCACCATAACACTTCTTCCAAATATCATTGCCAAGGCTATCAAGTTTTATTAACCAACAATCCTGAGTTCCACCATGAAATCCAACAACATCACCATCATTGGAATAGGTCTCACCGCTAACTAAATATCCTTTATCCGAAGTCTCAACCAATGAATAAGCAATATCGGTAGACGAACCGCCAAAAGACTTTTCCCAAATTAAATTACCATTTGCATCTAATTTTATAACCCAAAAATCACCTAACCCATTATTTATTGTCACATCACCCCCCCCATATGCAGAACCAACCAATACAAAATTTCCATATGTATCTTGAATCACGTCCATTGCACCATCATCAAAGAAAGGAGATCCATATGTTTTTTCCCATTCAATATCACCACTTGTATTAAGTTTTACGATCCACCAATCACTGGAACCTTCAGAAGTACCTTCAAATACATCCCCATCTTGAGAATTAGTACCAGCTGCTATAATATATCCTGAATCACTTGTTACCGCTATGGAAAATCCAGCATCACCATCGGAACCTCCTAATGATTTTTGCCATTCTAAATTACCAATTGAATTTACCTTTACTACCCAACAATCCACATCACCCTGAAAACTAGTTATATCTCCATC
The genomic region above belongs to Bacteroidota bacterium and contains:
- a CDS encoding T9SS type A sorting domain-containing protein; this translates as MKSLKMLFNSVLIAISIDICYSQIPEVMWEYNFGSSQWDKGNAILMTNDGGFLLGGYAGINDFDVTEIHGFSDYWLVKLNSLGIMEWEKSYGGSSLDYCRDVKQTFDGGFIMVGSTYSNDGDITSFQGDVDCWVVKVNSIGNLEWQKSLGGSDGDAGFSIAVTSDSGYIIAAGTNSQDGDVFEGTSEGSSDWWIVKLNTSGDIEWEKTYGSPFFDDGAMDVIQDTYGNFVLVGSAYGGGDVTINNGLGDFWVIKLDANGNLIWEKSFGGSSTDIAYSLVETSDKGYLVSGETYSNDGDVVGFHGGTQDCWLIKLDSLGNDIWKKCYGGSDADVAFSIILLMDSCYVFAGASRSSDFDLSENKGITDFWIVKIDSLSNIIYEKSIGGSDYDNAYGILETSDSDLVVSGYSRSNDFDVSENNGDFDYWIVKLGICNTPYYADIDGDGFGDILNDSLACELPLGYVLDSTDCNNANNLIYPGATDICNSVDDNCNGIIDEDAIFTVYYADLDGDAFGALLQDSVSCNFPFGYVLDSTDCNDTNNLIYPGATEICDYLDNDCDGTIDDNLAYIQSYEDADGDNYGNIFVDSLSCDIPEGFVLNDSDCDDTDPNIYPGAEELLNGVDDDCNDIIDEGLNLAYVEINSMKVYPNPTDKILNIEWSEQEAGIFEIINISGEIIETTPIIFPVNHLNIDKYPPGIYIIKTYVHPQVVSFIIY